A window from Podospora bellae-mahoneyi strain CBS 112042 chromosome 1 map unlocalized CBS112042p_1.3, whole genome shotgun sequence encodes these proteins:
- a CDS encoding uncharacterized protein (CAZy:GH75; COG:G; EggNog:ENOG503P1KP) — protein sequence MSTANPMRYPTLQLCKRTFSTLLLFLAATPTSGDSSFLANAVPHNLNDFYQGLKDRVASCQHSLAGGFYSIDDGTNTTSYCTNDPHRPSIIYLSGGNGTLSNMDVDCDGVQGGSQDDGRCSLGRSPDYQDATAFRDLIQSFKVGISDLNTYVHPYVVFGNSGSKPGWRTFDPTDYGVRPLSVMAVVCPGNKLVYGIWGDTNGDDGDNPMVGEVSIALATACWGKNMTGDSGYDGMDVLYVAFTGEDAVPGKDGADWAAKDYDSFERSIQPLGEKLVQRMRGVAVGRKAISLWAVAGGALAGGLWLAS from the exons ATGTCCACGGCGAATCCGATGCGATATCCCACTCTTCAATTATGCAAGAGAACATTCAGCACACTATTATTGTTTCTCGCCGCGACTCCAACATCTGGCGACAGCTCCTTCCTTGCCAATGCTGTCCCCCATAACTTGAACGACTTTTACCAAGGGCTGAAGGACAGGGTCGCGTCGTGCCAACATAGCTTGGCCGGGGGCTTTTACAGCATTGATGATGGCACAAACA CCACCTCATACTGCACCAATGACCCCCATCGACCCTCCATCATCTACCTCTCCGGCGGCAATGGAACCCTTTCCAACATGGATGTCGACTGCGACGGCGTGCAAGGTGGTAGTCAAGACGACGGAAGGTGCTCGTTAGGAAGAAGTCCGGACTACCAAGACGCGACGGCTTTCCGAGACCTCATTCAGTCCTTCAAAGTTGGTATATCCGACCTCAATACTTATGTACACCCGTATGTCGTCTTTGGAAATAGCGGTAGCAAACCTGGTTGGCGGACGTTTGACCCAACAGACTACGGCGTGAGACCATTGTCCGTAATGGCTGTTGTGTGCCCAGGCAACAAGCTGGTGTATGGCATCTGGGGCGACACAAACGGAGATGACGGCGACAATCCCATGGTAGGCGAGGTAAGCATAGCGCTTGCCACCGCCTGTTGGGGAAAGAATATGACAGGTGACAGCGGCTACGACGGAATGGATGTGTTGTATGTGGCGTTTACGGGCGAAGATGCAGTGCCTGGCAAGGATGGGGCTGATTGGGCTGCCAAAGATTATGATTCCTTCGAAAGGAGTATCCAGCCACTTGGGGAGAAGTTGGTTCAAAGGATGAGAGGCGTtgcggtggggaggaaggccATAAGCTTGTGGGCTGTGGCCGGAGGTGCCCTCGCTGGTGGCTTGTGGCTTGCTTCGTGA
- a CDS encoding uncharacterized protein (EggNog:ENOG503P4VW; COG:S), which produces MKTTTASTLVVAALAGLASTQQLPKFGLPNCASCISNMLALHMHLGCQQPDDIYCLCSKPDFNYGIHDCAVESCENIEQAEWVISEGKNICGRAPPAATTASKTLEGVEVIFTSSGRILETSTAVIGTVTPTPSSSSGVVTGKVDPVTSSLASLSTLLESLASTSASMEGKQQEPSATVTEVSGTPVGTATGTVTSSSQSAAGAVITAGLSLGLVGGLAGFLL; this is translated from the exons ATGAAGACTACGACTGCTTCCACTTTGGTCGTTGCCGCCCTGGCCGGCCTCGCTTCTACCCAGCAGCTACCCAAGTTTGGCCTTCCAAACTGTGCC TCGTGCATCAGCAATATGCTAGCGCTCCACATGCACCTCGGTTGCCAACAGCCCGACGACATCTACTGCCTGTGCTCCAAACCCGATTTCAACTATGGCATCCATGATTGTGCAGTTGAGTCCTGCGAAAACATCGAACAGGCCGAGTGGGTTATCTCTGAGGGCAAAAATATTTGCGGCAGAG CCCCCCCCGCTGCTACCACTGCAAGCAAGACTCTCGAGGGCGTCGAGGTCATCTTTACCAGCTCGGGCAGGATCCTCGAGACCAGCACCGCCGTGATCGGCACCGTCACTCCGActccgtcgtcgtcatccgGCGTTGTCACGGGCAAGGTCGATCCTGTCACTTCGTCTCTGGCGTCGCTGTCGACCTTGTTGGAATCGTTAGCTTCCACTTCTGCCTCGATGGAGGGAAAGCAACAGGAGCCAAGTGCCACCGTCACTGAGGTCTCTGGGACTCCTGTGGGCACCGCGACTGGGACTGTCACAAGCTCGTCCCAGAGTGCGGCCGGTGCTGTTATCACTGCTGGCCTGAGCCTGGGTCTTGTTGGCGGACTTGCGGGATTCCTCCTCTAG
- a CDS encoding uncharacterized protein (EggNog:ENOG503PYIF): MNKLKSFFRHKESPLLPPPSLSQEITLLPDSETWQGNLPCVHGPNDGCNNHNPARNPILFDSSLLPSGSKTKPSGNQPPTDPFPSSYAFHEIWSTLSKDPSLGCLTTLPPIHKSLPLSISFYHLYELLRKHRTNTLNPSEDLGILACAATTGSNPSLSWVLTPLITAQKTLHLEFALAFILQTDLGGWTEATTHGHAVVKHGLIGSGYRDFKPCLHTHIKFTSVKGEGKNHVRYSAVNFTTTDSEGAEKKHEWKSEEEKKIEGLFCGKCYTETVVRIRLIGDKTLVSVQVYKDLGEGLHPGDGKWLSLVRPDVAVQRDKSDFMRIPKAFETVLEDDQDN, translated from the coding sequence ATGAACAAACTCAAATCCTTCTTCCGTCACAAGGAATCTCCCCTCctaccacctccctctctctcccaggAGATCACCCTTCTTCCCGACTCTGAAACATGGCAAGGCAACCTCCCTTGTGTCCACGGTCCCAACGACGGCTGCAACAACCATAACCCGGCCCGCAACCCCATTCTCTTTGACTCGTCCCTCCTTCCCAGCGGCTCAAAGACCAAACCCTCCGgcaatcaaccccccaccgaccccttcccttcctcctaCGCCTTCCACGAGATTTGGTCCACCCTCAGCAAAGACCCCTCCCTAGGCTGCctaaccaccctccccccaatccacaaatccctccccctctccatctccttctaCCACCTCTACGAGCTCCTCAGAAAACACCgcaccaacaccctcaacccctccgaaGATCTAGGCATCCTCGCCTGCGCAGCCACCACCGGCTCCAACCCTTCCCTATCTTGGGTCctaacccccctcatcaccgcccaaaaaaccctccacctcgagTTCGCCCTCGCCTTCATCCTGCAGACCGACCTAGGCGGCTGGACAGAGGCCACCACCCACGGGCACGCCGTCGTCAAGCACGGCCTCATCGGCTCCGGGTACAGGGACTTTAAACCCTGCTTGCACACTCACATCAAGTTTACGAGCGtcaaaggggaagggaagaacCACGTGCGGTACTCGGCTGTGAATTTCACTACCACTGACTCGGAGGGagcggagaagaagcacgAGTGGAAgagtgaggaggaaaagaaaattgaGGGTTTGTTTTGCGGGAAGTGCTACACCGAGACCGTCGTGAGGATCAGACTGATTGGGGACAAGACGCTGGTGAGTGTGCAGGTGTACAAGGACTTGGGAGAGGGGCTGCATCCTGGTGATGGAAAgtggttgagcttggtgaggcCGGATGTGGCAGTTCAGAGGGACAAGAGTGACTTTATGAGGATACCCAAGGCATTCGAGACTGTCCTGGAAGATGATCAAGACAATTAG
- a CDS encoding uncharacterized protein (COG:M; EggNog:ENOG503NYMI) — translation MTDIAMDTSGIEVDMVLINPGDKTAERGDLQTSFLNWLQDDNSRANLINHSGHRRLLMESLGHTTRPLHVLEVADLFRFLQAKTDNMSEGSAKEYLRSEFGSDLKILPNNTIVINQSLDTKLSSEISHEILAIICTRYLLHSGWADHHNIRSPAQDGCADENSEEEEEAYDTRVTSEEFAPLRLQFPFIAYAARHWMVHVAKTCHSHDSLPLLLVSVLDEFLLQNPRPFSAWIDIEWRPYEMGDWVTTGHGVTALHVAARYGWRQYLAALVERSATNAELDIDGVDFSSKQTPLFFAAKYGHADCVKLLADAGASLEIKNCSKVNVLRQAIVRNHVAVVKVLLDLGLDPMREEGSRAGSPALRLACENGQLEIVEACLPWLKDPEDAYRALDWALTRRGNVCVVQRLLQHPGIDVNKIIRGNTLLIKACWFHDVDCMQMLLCAGADVNILGCGGDFEDNGTNSDRERHPLSQWVQWGDADVTALEVYCCRQRRPKKLDSKAQLELKQGLNLLIGAGADLHRRNKRGFAPIDIAANHPTALRLLIEAGADFHHESSDGSTLLHVPRTGEDGWELTKFLVGKGLSVDKPRSDGQTPFHLYMKEYLKRYSCDRAAGYRDAVRFVEELGPDCSVVDAEGNGILHILFISNETISGKLSDWNEDLKRIFERLIAHGALVLEKNYAGESLIHLVSAENIEAIQFLIEKGVDLETQDDEGKTLYMRAVTQVYATKTLDRLQAMGAMVKTRDFKGRTVLHEAIKGHRTGKLDMMAKRQPLAYLVEDLQLDPSVTDNEGNSLLHELASCDTDEYNLYGALLEYGVDNDARNNAGQTPLHIVCQRWDDSHLNFMAWGGFEKQLLSRSLKHCTHQVNAADNHGVRPIHLAAEKSEFLVQQLLALGATIMVRTHDWMTPLHIAAKEHQSNVVAMLLTAATTGNYGNPKEFLETKGKPKTYTVGSRWTGRQTGKELGHSALYYGVQSGRPETVSLLLGAGAEVKWQSAKLLQACANFEEENRKLPPHRRSGTRLNEILDMLVTSGLDLSARASRRMNSITPLLQFDLAVHRALDAGFDHTVSCLLQYQQPSSQSSVSLVFARKWFERRKESGASVFRETSNLLSTAAGDAQAIHALVQKLLLAREFEVVEYICTVPQQGADDPLVAIDDKGKTILHLLINNGYAALLERISRAREQHDNPLESLQALVSRQEKEGAIFPLVLAACHRTLPNMAVLRVLVEVVKVSINDPRRFREHVRPHFSSEWRYHQGYTPLHGVTGPTPWWHLHQALLYLLSQKPDLEVCAQYRGTPLHLALSQADSDGSAVRLLLEAGADPNVKWGGRSCFAVAMQAGKTELGRLLLAHGAKVTSSDLKHGAEDGKTEFFSACGYSLSSEEEKELASLLTNVSKK, via the coding sequence ATGACAGACATCGCCATGGATACCAGTGGCATTGAAGTCGATATGGTCCTCATAAACCCAGGAGACAAGACCGCCGAGCGGGGTGACCTCCAGACCTCTTTTCTCAACTGGCTACAAGACGACAACTCCAGAGCCAATTTGATCAACCATAGTGGGCATCGAAGACTTCTTATGGAGTCTCTAGGACATACAACGCGCCCGCTTCATGTCTTGGAAGTTGCAGACCTCTTTCGGTTCTTACAGGCGAAAACCGACAACATGAGCGAGGGATCTGCCAAGGAGTACCTGCGGTCAGAATTTGGATCCGATCTCAAGATCTTGCCCAACAATACCATTGTCATCAATCAGTCCTTGGACACGAAATTATCTTCAGAAATTTCCCATGAGATACTGGCCATCATCTGTACCCGCTATCTATTGCATTCAGGCTGGGCAGACCATCATAACATCCGATCCCCAGCCCAGGACGGGTGCGCGGATGAGAATagcgaagaggaagaggaagcgtACGACACGAGAGTGACGAGTGAAGAGTTTGCTCCTCTTCGCCTTCAGTTCCCATTCATTGCCTATGCAGCGCGGCACTGGATGGTTCACGTGGCCAAGACATGTCATTCTCATGACAGCTTGCCCCTGCTTTTGGTATCTGTCCTAGACGAGTTTCTCTTGCAAAATCCCAGGCCCTTCAGCGCCTGGATCGACATTGAATGGCGGCCATATGAAATGGGCGATTGGGTCACCACCGGCCACGGTGTCACCGCCCTTCATGTCGCGGCTCGCTATGGATGGAGACAGTACCTGGCTGCCCTGGTTGAGCGCTCCGCCACCAACGCAGAGCTGGATATTGACGGGGTTGACTTCAGCTCAAAGCAAACCCCGCTGTTTTTTGCGGCCAAGTATGGACACGCCGATTGTGTCAAATTACTGGCTGATGCCGGTGCCAGCCTTGAGATCAAGAATTGCAGCAAAGTCAATGTCTTGCGCCAAGCGATTGTTCGCAACCACGTTGCCGTGGTCAAAGTCCTGCTAGATTTGGGCCTGGATCCTATGCGGGAAGAGGGCAGCCGAGCCGGTAGCCCGGCGCTGAGATTGGCCTGCGAAAATGGGCAACTTGAGATTGTTGAAGCATGTTTGCCATGGCTAAAGGATCCTGAGGATGCCTACCGGGCCCTTGACTGGGCATTGACAAGGCGCGGCAACGTCTGTGTGGTGCAACGGCTTCTCCAGCATCCCGGTATCGACGTCAACAAAATCATTCGAGGCAATACGCTGCTCATCAAGGCATGCTGGTTTCATGATGTGGACTGCATGCAAATGTTGCTTTGCGCTGGAGCAGATGTCAACATCCTTGGATGTGGGGGTGACTTTGAGGACAATGGCACAAACTCGGATAGAGAAAGACATCCCCTGTCGCAATGGGTACAATGGGGAGATGCTGATGTCACGGCCTTGGAAGTCTACTGCTGCAGGCAGCGCCGTCCAAAGAAGCTGGATTCTAAAGCTCAACTGGAGCTCAAGCAGGGCCTTAACTTGCTTATTGGAGCTGGAGCcgacctccaccgccgcaaCAAGAGAGGTTTTGCCCCTATCGACATTGCAGCAAACCACCCGACCGCGCTACGACTTCTGATCGAGGCAGGCGCTGATTTCCATCACGAGAGTTCAGATGGAAGTACATTGCTGCACGTACCCAGAACCGGGGAGGACGGCTGGGAGCTTACCAAATTCCTTGTTGGAAAAGGCTTGAGCGTTGACAAGCCAAGATCAGACGGGCAAACACCATTTCATCTTTACATGAAAGAATATCTGAAAAGATACAGCTGTGACCGTGCAGCTGGATATCGGGATGCTGTCCGGTTCGTAGAGGAGCTAGGCCCTGACTGTTCGGTAGTTGATGCTGAAGGAAATGGAATTTTGCACATTCTCTTCATATCTAACGAAACAATTTCCGGAAAGCTTTCCGACTGGAATGAAGATCTCAAAAGAATTTTCGAAAGGCTCATTGCTCACGGTGCGCTGGTCCTCGAAAAGAATTACGCCGGAGAATCGTTGATCCATCTGGTGTCGGCCGAGAACATCGAAGCGATCCAATTTCTGATTGAGAAGGGTGTCGATCTCGAGACTCAAGATGACGAGGGCAAAACACTGTACATGCGAGCTGTGACTCAGGTATACGCTACCAAAACCCTGGATCGGCTTCAAGCGATGGGCGCCATGGTGAAGACGCGGGATTTCAAGGGCCGCACAGTCCTACACGAGGCGATCAAAGGTCACCGAACCGGCAAACTTGACATGATGGCGAAACGGCAACCGCTGGCCTACCTTGTCGAAGATCTTCAACTGGACCCCAGCGTCACTGACAATGAGGGCAATAGCCTTCTCCATGAGCTTGCGAGTTGCGACACAGATGAGTACAATCTTTATGGGGCATTGCTTGAATATGGGGTGGACAATGATGCGCGCAACAATGCCGGTCAGACCCCATTACATATCGTCTGTCAAAGGTGGGATGACAGCCACCTAAACTTTATGGCGTGGGGTGGATTTGAGAAGCAATTACTCTCCAGATCTCTCAAACACTGCACACACCAAGTCAATGCTGCGGACAACCATGGAGTCAGACCCATCCACTTGGCGGCCGAAAAGTCGGAATTTTTGGTCCAGCAACTTTTGGCTCTGGGAGCGACGATCATGGTAAGGACACATGACTGGATGACACCCTTACATATAGCCGCCAAAGAACACCAAAGTAATGTTGTTGCGATGCTGCTTACTGCCGCTACAACCGGCAACTATGGGAATCCAAAAGAGTTTCTTGAAACCAAGGGCAAACCTAAAACGTATACCGTCGGCAGTAGATGGACGGGACGACAAACGGGAAAGGAGCTAGGGCATAGTGCTCTTTATTATGGTGTGCAGTCTGGACGCCCAGAGACCGTTTCGCTTCTTTTGGGGGCTGGCGCCGAGGTGAAGTGGCAATCCGCCAAACTTTTGCAGGCCTGCGCCAactttgaagaagaaaaccgCAAGCTACCCCCACACCGCAGGTCCGGCACCAGGTTGAACGAGATTTTGGACATGCTTGTCACTTCAGGACTTGACCTCTCAGCACGCGCCAGCAGGAGAATGAACTCAATCACGCCACTGCTGCAGTTTGATCTAGCTGTTCACCGAGCGCTGGACGCCGGGTTCGATCACACTGTTTCATGTCTCTTGCAATATCAGCAGCCATCGTCACAATCGTCAGTCTCTTTGGTGTTTGCGCGGAAGTGGTTTGAGAGGCGGAAGGAATCTGGAGCCTCCGTCTTTCGAGAGACGAGCAACTTGTTGAGCACGGCAGCGGGAGACGCTCAAGCCATCCACGCCCTGGTCCAAAAGCTTCTCCTGGCGCGCGAGTTCGAGGTGGTTGAGTACATCTGCACCGTTCCACAGCAGGGCGCAGATGACCCATTGGTTGCAATCGACGACAAGGGGAAAACAATTTTGCACCTACTAATAAACAACGGATATGCAGCCTTGCTCGAGCGCATCTCGAGAGCAAGGGAGCAGCATGACAATCCACTAGAAAGCCTGCAAGCTCTTGTGAGTCGACAGGAAAAGGAAGGCGCCATTTTCCCGCTGGTCCTCGCTGCTTGTCACCGGACGCTTCCCAATATGGCCGTCCTCCGTGTAttggtcgaggtggtgaaAGTGTCAATCAATGATCCCCGGCGGTTTAGGGAACATGTACGTCCGCATTTCAGTTCTGAGTGGCGTTACCATCAGGGATATACGCCGCTTCATGGTGTGACAGGTCCAACACCATGGTGGCATTTGCACCAAGCTTTGCTATACTTGCTCTCGCAGAAACCCGACCTCGAGGTTTGTGCTCAGTATAGAGGAACGCCTCTTCACTTAGCACTTTCGCAAGCGGACAGTGATGGCAGTGCGGTTCGATTACTTCTAGAAGCAGGTGCCGATCCTAACGTGAAATGGGGAGGGCGAAGCTGCTTTGCCGTTGCTATGCAAGCTGGCAAGACCGAGCTTGGGCGCCTGCTGTTGGCACATGGAGCCAAGGTCACCTCATCGGACTTGAAGCATGGAGCAGAGGATGGCAAAACGGAGTTCTTCTCCGCTTGCGGATACAGTCTGAGTagtgaggaagagaaggagttggCAAGCCTTCTAACCAATGTCTCCAAAAAGTAG
- a CDS encoding uncharacterized protein (EggNog:ENOG503P58Y): MFGGAVFPAGGPARCPLQCFRHLSPRESRYLVTATLRLPTLCSLISPHNRMSSLLQIIDLHNPVEFDELLHQRDLCGWDKMASDIEAWRTAMDAGTRAMFWIVPPSLAHLPLPDRCAGHIALVSEMSPPNEELARPDKSILYISSLFIRPEHRGGLGRKAVQALESWAKVPPYGSPHCEAITLTALDRRYTEDDSEEWGGVWARFGQQAPKKGSSTEDWYARMGYVKWKSQPMFDEQFLDGTKVKLVAAFLRKTLRE, encoded by the coding sequence ATGTTCGGTGGCGCTGTTTTTCCGGCCGGAGGCCCCGCAAGATGTCCACTCCAGTGTTTCCGTCACCTATCGCCTAGAGAATCGCGCTATCTGGTAACAGCAACCCTTCGGCTTCCGACTCTTTGTTCACTGATATCTCCGCACAACAGGATGAGTAGCCTATTGCAAATCATAGACCTGCACAACCCTGTCGAGTTCGACGAGCTCCTTCATCAACGAGATCTCTGTGGCTGGGACAAGATGGCATCGGATATCGAGGCTTGGCGAACAGCCATGGATGCCGGAACCAGAGCAATGTTCTGGATTGTCCCGCCGTCTCTtgcccacctcccccttccagaCCGGTGCGCAGGACATATTGCTTTGGTCAGCGAGATGAGCCCCCCTAACGAGGAGCTCGCCCGACCGGACAAGTCTATCCTTTATATCTCGTCACTCTTCATCCGACCCGAGCACCGCGGAGGGCTTGGCCGAAAAGCGGTTCAGGCGCTTGAATCTTGGGCAAAAGTGCCCCCCTACGGCTCACCTCATTGCGAAGCAATAACCCTGACTGCTTTGGACCGACGATACACCGAGGATGACTCGGAAGAATGGGGTGGCGTGTGGGCCAGATTTGGTCAACAAGCACCAAAGAAAGGAAGCAGCACTGAAGATTGGTATGCCAGGATGGGCTATGTGAAGTGGAAGAGCCAGCCTATGTTCGACGAGCAGTTCCTCGATGGCACCAAGGTCAAGTTGGTTGCTGCTTTTCTGCGAAAGACTTTGAGGGAATAA